From the genome of Candidatus Angelobacter sp., one region includes:
- a CDS encoding DUF1559 domain-containing protein: MIITGRLSTKRIRRSEDKSHNTLVFLSTNHQTRGVMKISSARDWAFTLIELLVVIAIIAILAAMLLPTLARAKQAARMATCRNNLHQIGIGLHLYVDENKETFPPFDTDQFKDPGPKLNYSAALGGQDPSPAWAAGVRAAANRHLAKYVPAPAAFHCPEDKGLDLTSLGFLSTRPTCYGTIGCSYEFNGLIHSDLDFMAAEDPINNLCGQKESWVPSPARFIMMHEGAGYPWNNLFFHWHGGNGNLISAGALKNDPTPFIAPTLFVDGHAQACNFTSAFKNSTGQTMGERRDWMWYKPRQK; the protein is encoded by the coding sequence ATGATCATTACAGGAAGACTATCAACCAAGCGGATACGTCGGAGTGAGGACAAAAGCCACAATACTTTGGTATTCCTTTCTACAAACCACCAAACTCGTGGGGTTATGAAGATTAGCTCAGCACGTGATTGGGCCTTCACCCTGATCGAACTTTTGGTTGTCATCGCCATCATCGCGATTCTAGCCGCAATGCTGCTGCCCACGCTGGCCAGGGCCAAGCAAGCGGCACGGATGGCCACGTGCCGGAATAATCTGCATCAGATCGGCATCGGCCTGCATTTGTATGTCGATGAAAACAAGGAAACCTTCCCGCCTTTCGACACCGACCAGTTCAAGGATCCGGGGCCGAAGTTGAACTACTCTGCCGCGCTTGGCGGCCAGGATCCTTCACCCGCATGGGCCGCCGGGGTCCGGGCAGCAGCCAATCGGCACCTGGCCAAGTACGTTCCTGCGCCCGCTGCTTTTCATTGTCCCGAGGATAAGGGACTGGACCTTACCAGCCTCGGTTTTCTTTCGACCCGGCCGACCTGTTATGGGACGATAGGCTGCAGCTATGAGTTCAACGGCCTTATCCATTCCGACCTCGACTTCATGGCTGCCGAGGATCCCATTAACAATCTTTGTGGCCAGAAGGAGAGCTGGGTGCCGTCGCCGGCTCGCTTTATCATGATGCATGAGGGGGCCGGTTACCCCTGGAACAATCTCTTCTTTCATTGGCATGGCGGAAACGGAAATCTGATCAGCGCAGGGGCTCTGAAAAACGACCCGACCCCCTTCATCGCTCCGACCTTGTTCGTGGATGGCCACGCGCAGGCTTGCAATTTCACAAGCGCATTCAAAAACAGTACCGGCCAGACAATGGGTGAGAGAAGGGACTGGATGTGGTACAAACCTCGGCAAAAGTAG
- a CDS encoding formylglycine-generating enzyme family protein, translating into MKTRFSKHFRFLPILCWAALASHGASAQTPPALGVELYAGLSITGAVGTVYSVEYVTDLAQTNSWRCLEFLQPPASPYLWTDKSAPATGQRFYRAVVFVAPTNLAFIPPGTFMMGSPTNEVGRDIDSFDEEGPQMAVTISRGFLVGKYEVTQGEYLAVMGTNPSGFTGDTNRPVETVSWFNATNYCGKLTQRERAAGRIPTNSVYRLPTEAEWEYACRAWTSTRFSYGDDVGYTNVTDYAWYRDNNGGTTHVVGQKLPNPWGLYDTAGNVWEWCQDWSAPYPGGTALDPQGPATGVDRVLRGASVFGPAYAMRSAQRFHDVPTIKVDNTGLRVVLAAGQP; encoded by the coding sequence ATGAAGACACGATTCTCAAAACACTTTCGATTCCTTCCCATCTTGTGCTGGGCCGCCTTGGCAAGTCACGGGGCTTCGGCCCAGACGCCGCCCGCACTGGGCGTTGAACTGTATGCGGGGCTGAGCATCACCGGCGCGGTGGGCACCGTTTACTCGGTTGAGTACGTCACGGACCTGGCCCAGACGAACTCCTGGCGCTGCCTGGAGTTCCTGCAACCGCCCGCCAGCCCGTATCTCTGGACCGACAAGTCTGCTCCGGCGACGGGTCAACGGTTTTACCGGGCGGTCGTGTTTGTCGCGCCCACGAACCTGGCGTTCATCCCGCCGGGCACCTTCATGATGGGCAGCCCGACGAATGAAGTGGGCCGAGATATTGATTCATTTGACGAAGAGGGTCCGCAAATGGCAGTGACGATCAGTCGTGGGTTTTTGGTCGGAAAATATGAGGTAACCCAGGGGGAGTATCTGGCGGTGATGGGCACCAATCCAAGTGGGTTCACAGGGGACACGAACCGTCCGGTCGAAACCGTAAGTTGGTTCAACGCCACGAACTATTGCGGCAAGCTCACGCAGCGGGAGCGCGCCGCGGGGCGTATTCCGACCAACAGTGTATATCGGCTGCCGACGGAGGCAGAGTGGGAATACGCGTGCCGGGCATGGACCTCGACACGGTTCAGTTATGGGGACGACGTGGGCTACACAAATGTGACCGATTACGCCTGGTATAGGGACAACAACGGAGGAACAACTCACGTTGTGGGCCAGAAATTACCCAACCCTTGGGGTTTGTATGACACTGCCGGGAATGTGTGGGAGTGGTGCCAGGACTGGTCGGCTCCGTATCCCGGCGGGACCGCACTGGATCCTCAAGGACCGGCAACGGGCGTGGACCGCGTGCTTCGAGGCGCCAGTGTGTTCGGCCCCGCCTACGCCATGCGGTCGGCTCAGCGTTTCCACGACGTCCCAACGATCAAGGTTGACAACACTGGTCTCCGGGTAGTCCTGGCCGCAGGTCAACCTTGA